In a genomic window of Actinomycetota bacterium:
- a CDS encoding sulfotransferase, whose product MFSRKPREFTFLTVVTYGRTGSTALQAALNSLPGVLVRGENYSALRGLQQYAQSIAETADRHRNGLPTHPWYGSKKLDPNAVIADLRRHVIENLLRPEKNTTVLGFKEVRYEPGHFENYDLLLSYLLFLNTLFPGITYVINVRDPQEAARSGWWPHHSDPVAALTQTRDWLVSAQEDLNRILGVDRAVLLQYEQWQGNAPALIEEFTALKLPRNDSGVREALAQQLDHGPHQSLDSTVQSEDLGGEV is encoded by the coding sequence ATGTTCAGCAGAAAGCCACGGGAATTCACGTTCCTGACTGTGGTCACCTACGGCCGTACCGGAAGCACGGCTCTGCAAGCGGCACTGAACTCACTTCCAGGCGTGCTTGTGCGTGGCGAGAACTATTCGGCTCTGCGTGGGCTTCAGCAATATGCCCAATCGATCGCCGAAACCGCTGACCGTCATCGCAATGGCTTGCCCACCCATCCTTGGTATGGATCCAAGAAGCTTGATCCGAATGCAGTGATCGCCGATCTGCGCAGACACGTGATCGAGAATCTCCTGCGCCCTGAGAAGAACACGACTGTCCTTGGATTCAAAGAAGTCAGGTATGAGCCCGGCCACTTTGAAAACTACGACCTGCTCCTGTCCTATCTCCTGTTCTTGAACACTCTGTTTCCTGGCATCACCTACGTCATCAATGTTCGCGATCCCCAAGAAGCTGCACGAAGTGGTTGGTGGCCACATCACTCAGACCCTGTTGCTGCCCTGACGCAAACCCGCGATTGGCTGGTTTCGGCGCAGGAGGATTTGAATCGGATTCTTGGCGTTGATCGTGCAGTGCTGTTGCAATACGAGCAGTGGCAAGGAAATGCACCTGCATTGATCGAAGAATTCACTGCATTGAAACTGCCGCGCAATGACTCGGGAGTGCGTGAGGCACTTGCACAACAGCTTGACCATGGCCCGCACCAGTCTCTGGATTCGACGGTGCAATCAGAAGACTTGGGCGGCGAGGTGTGA
- a CDS encoding DNA translocase FtsK 4TM domain-containing protein gives MASRTSAPSRSRSGRGSSPRGSVKKSAARKPARSKKSAPKRSRGPVQAGPLVRIVLWFGRLLKSMWLGIATATGSMARRFGSGARDLEPHERRDGLALGLIALTIVLIAGLWFGVDAWFVSTLAMVCRSLLGVLALLVPIALVVGAWRAMRHPDEPLIAGRILIGSSAIAVGILGLWHLFHGTPTPSDGADAMNAGAGVLGWIFTAPVVGAIGPIVTGLVLILLMAFGLLVVTATSLSSIRSFFTPGSGTSDATANEDAELEEEFDMDYLDEDEDVFPEGLAGDQPFISPVMDTDHRPAAVLMEGLAGYQPGMHTDQLQTQALAVDAHPARHETISLQQQASAPIAAPSKAARPQRSKFVLPSIGMLKTGPAPKAATRANDHVVHALTEVLEQFGIDAKVSGFMRGPTVTRYEIELGPSVKVERVTALSKNIAYAVASADVRILSPIPGKKAIGIEIPNTDRELVALGDVLRSKNSSNDTHPMVAALGKDVEGGYVVANLAKMPHLLVAGATGAGKSSCINSLITSILMRATPDEVRLILVDPKRVELTAYEGVPHLITPIITNPKKAADALQWVVKEMDRRYDDLSHFGFRHIDDFNKAVRTGKLTLPPGSERELSPYPYLLVVVDELADLMMVAPRDVEDAIVRITQLARAAGIHLVLATQRPSVDVVTGLIKANVPSRLAFATSSLTDSRVILDQPGAEKLVGQGDGLFLPMGANKAMRIQGAFVSEAEIRMVVAHCKAQGEASYLAEVIQPSTGVREVDGDIGDDLDILLQAVELVISTQFGSTSMLQRKLRVGFAKAGRLMDLMESRGIVGPSEGSKARDVLIKADDLPGTLVMIRGE, from the coding sequence ATGGCGTCTCGTACGTCCGCACCCTCGCGTTCGCGCTCAGGTCGCGGATCTTCCCCACGAGGCAGCGTAAAGAAAAGCGCTGCTCGCAAACCCGCACGTTCCAAGAAGTCTGCTCCCAAGCGGTCCAGGGGGCCGGTGCAAGCTGGGCCACTGGTTCGAATCGTGCTCTGGTTCGGACGTCTACTGAAGTCAATGTGGCTGGGCATTGCCACCGCAACTGGCTCGATGGCTCGTCGTTTCGGCTCGGGCGCGCGCGATCTTGAGCCGCACGAGCGCCGTGACGGCTTGGCTCTGGGTCTGATTGCTCTGACCATTGTCTTGATCGCCGGCCTTTGGTTTGGCGTGGACGCTTGGTTCGTCTCGACCCTGGCGATGGTCTGCCGTTCACTCCTTGGCGTACTTGCGCTGCTCGTACCTATTGCCTTGGTCGTCGGTGCCTGGCGCGCCATGCGTCACCCGGACGAACCATTGATCGCCGGCCGCATCCTGATCGGAAGCTCGGCGATTGCTGTTGGGATTCTCGGCCTTTGGCACCTGTTCCATGGCACTCCAACACCAAGTGATGGCGCCGATGCAATGAATGCTGGCGCAGGCGTGCTCGGCTGGATCTTCACCGCACCTGTTGTTGGCGCGATCGGTCCAATCGTCACGGGTCTTGTTCTCATATTGTTGATGGCCTTTGGGTTGCTGGTTGTTACTGCAACCTCGCTTTCATCTATCCGCAGTTTCTTCACGCCTGGTTCGGGCACGAGTGATGCGACAGCCAACGAGGATGCCGAGCTCGAAGAAGAGTTCGACATGGATTACCTCGACGAGGATGAAGACGTCTTCCCCGAAGGCCTCGCTGGCGATCAGCCATTCATCTCGCCAGTGATGGACACCGATCACCGACCAGCCGCCGTGCTGATGGAAGGTCTTGCTGGTTATCAGCCGGGCATGCACACCGATCAGCTCCAGACTCAAGCCCTGGCAGTCGACGCGCACCCGGCTCGTCACGAAACCATCAGCCTGCAGCAGCAAGCCAGTGCGCCTATTGCAGCGCCGAGCAAGGCCGCCCGCCCGCAGCGCTCGAAGTTTGTGCTGCCGTCCATCGGCATGCTGAAGACCGGGCCTGCCCCGAAGGCAGCAACCAGGGCCAACGATCATGTCGTGCACGCGCTCACTGAAGTGCTTGAGCAGTTCGGCATTGATGCCAAGGTGTCGGGCTTCATGCGCGGACCTACGGTGACGCGCTACGAGATTGAGCTTGGGCCCAGCGTGAAGGTTGAACGGGTGACTGCTCTGAGCAAGAACATCGCCTATGCAGTAGCCAGTGCTGACGTGCGCATCCTGAGCCCGATCCCTGGCAAGAAGGCCATCGGCATCGAGATTCCCAACACTGACCGCGAACTCGTCGCCCTCGGCGATGTGCTGCGCAGCAAGAACTCAAGCAACGACACGCACCCGATGGTTGCGGCTCTTGGCAAGGATGTTGAAGGCGGTTATGTCGTCGCCAACCTCGCGAAAATGCCACACCTGCTCGTTGCCGGTGCAACTGGCGCAGGCAAGTCGAGCTGCATCAACTCCCTGATCACCTCGATCCTCATGCGGGCAACTCCTGACGAAGTACGACTGATTCTGGTCGACCCCAAGCGGGTAGAACTGACTGCGTACGAAGGAGTTCCACACCTCATCACGCCGATCATCACGAATCCGAAGAAGGCAGCTGACGCTCTGCAATGGGTGGTCAAGGAAATGGATCGCCGTTACGACGATCTCTCACACTTCGGCTTCCGACACATCGATGACTTCAACAAGGCAGTGCGCACTGGCAAGTTGACACTGCCTCCTGGCAGCGAGCGTGAGCTTTCGCCGTACCCTTACTTGCTCGTTGTTGTTGACGAACTTGCCGACCTGATGATGGTGGCTCCACGCGATGTTGAAGATGCCATCGTCCGCATCACTCAGCTCGCCCGCGCGGCCGGAATTCACCTCGTGCTGGCAACCCAGCGTCCAAGCGTTGATGTGGTGACCGGCTTGATCAAGGCCAATGTGCCCAGCCGTCTTGCCTTTGCCACTTCAAGCCTCACCGACAGTCGCGTGATCCTTGATCAGCCGGGGGCTGAGAAATTGGTCGGGCAAGGCGACGGGCTCTTCCTGCCGATGGGCGCCAACAAGGCCATGCGCATCCAGGGTGCCTTCGTTTCGGAAGCTGAAATCCGCATGGTGGTCGCGCACTGCAAGGCGCAAGGCGAGGCTTCGTATCTTGCCGAGGTCATCCAGCCATCCACTGGTGTCCGTGAGGTGGATGGCGATATCGGTGATGATCTCGACATTCTTCTTCAGGCCGTCGAGCTCGTCATCTCTACACAGTTCGGCTCGACTTCAATGCTTCAGCGCAAGCTGCGCGTCGGATTCGCCAAGGCTGGAAGGCTGATGGACCTGATGGAATCGCGTGGAATCGTGGGACCCAGCGAGGGCTCAAAAGCGCGCGATGTGCTGATCAAGGCAGATGATCTGCCTGGCACCTTGGTGATGATTCGAGGAGAGTAG
- a CDS encoding DUF3046 domain-containing protein gives MRLTDFWERMEAHFGLAYAHSWAHDFVLPTLGCTVMQAISRGEDTRDIWRAVCVSAEVPALLR, from the coding sequence ATGCGACTCACAGACTTCTGGGAACGGATGGAAGCCCATTTCGGCTTGGCCTATGCCCATTCCTGGGCTCATGATTTTGTGCTGCCAACTCTGGGATGCACGGTGATGCAAGCGATCTCCCGAGGCGAGGACACCAGAGATATCTGGCGCGCCGTGTGCGTGAGCGCCGAAGTGCCTGCGCTTCTGCGCTAA
- a CDS encoding helix-turn-helix transcriptional regulator, translating into MIVLREVIGDELRRVRQDQGRTLRDVSAAAAVSLGYLSEVERGQKEASSELLSAICGALDVSLVQVLTSVTTHIVEAESPTRLDFDGASVTYARTTNAPVPV; encoded by the coding sequence ATGATCGTGCTACGCGAAGTCATCGGCGACGAACTCCGCCGCGTCCGGCAAGATCAAGGTCGGACCCTTCGCGATGTCTCCGCCGCCGCAGCCGTATCCCTGGGCTATCTCTCTGAGGTAGAACGTGGGCAGAAAGAGGCGTCCAGTGAACTCCTCTCTGCGATCTGCGGGGCGCTCGACGTCTCTTTGGTTCAGGTCCTGACTTCGGTCACCACCCACATTGTTGAAGCCGAAAGCCCGACCCGGCTCGATTTCGACGGTGCCTCAGTAACCTACGCACGCACGACTAACGCGCCTGTTCCTGTCTAG
- the rimO gene encoding 30S ribosomal protein S12 methylthiotransferase RimO: MSRPSVAIITLGCARNEVDSEELAGRLAAEGWDLVHDAESADAVLVNTCGFVDVAKKDSIDAILAAADLKSDGGPRAVVAVGCLSERYGKELAAELPEADAVLGFDDYPDISAKLRRIVAGERPVAHEPTDRRLLLPLAPVDREASHAHVPGHGEGPAPRVRLDTGPVASVKLASGCDRRCTFCAIPTFRGSFISRYPADVLAELSELVRTGVREVVLVSENSTSYGKDLGDLRLLESTLPDLAKQSGITRLRVAYLQPAEIRPGLIETMVATAEVAPYFDLSFQHASASVLRRMRRFGGTDAFMGLVNRIRELDPQAGIRSNVIVGFPGETQDDVDELASFLETARLDAIGVFGYSDEDGTEAITFTDKIAAEVIRERVERISALADEVMAQRAEDRIGESVVVIVERIDEDEDGGLLAVGHAGHQGPDDAETFIAVDEVEVAIGDVVTAIVIDVDGVDLIAERA; the protein is encoded by the coding sequence GTGTCTCGCCCCTCAGTTGCCATCATCACCCTTGGATGCGCACGCAATGAGGTGGACTCCGAAGAGTTGGCTGGCCGCCTTGCGGCCGAGGGCTGGGACCTCGTCCACGACGCCGAATCCGCCGACGCAGTGTTGGTGAATACCTGTGGTTTTGTCGACGTGGCCAAGAAGGATTCGATCGATGCCATTTTGGCGGCCGCTGACTTGAAGTCTGATGGCGGTCCGCGTGCGGTCGTTGCCGTGGGCTGCCTGTCGGAGCGCTATGGCAAGGAGCTTGCCGCTGAATTGCCCGAGGCTGATGCCGTCCTCGGCTTTGATGACTACCCAGATATCTCCGCGAAGCTTCGCCGCATCGTTGCCGGCGAGCGACCAGTGGCGCATGAGCCCACTGATCGTCGTCTCTTGCTGCCTCTGGCGCCTGTTGACCGCGAGGCCAGCCACGCGCATGTGCCCGGACACGGCGAAGGCCCAGCCCCTCGTGTTCGCCTGGATACCGGCCCGGTCGCTTCGGTCAAGTTGGCTTCTGGCTGTGATCGCCGCTGCACCTTCTGTGCCATCCCAACCTTCCGTGGCTCCTTCATCTCTCGCTACCCAGCCGATGTGCTGGCCGAACTCAGCGAACTGGTCCGTACCGGTGTGCGTGAGGTGGTGCTGGTCAGTGAGAACTCCACCTCGTATGGCAAGGATCTTGGCGATCTACGTCTGCTCGAAAGCACTCTTCCTGACCTCGCAAAGCAAAGTGGCATCACTCGGCTGCGCGTTGCCTATCTGCAACCAGCCGAAATTCGCCCGGGCTTGATCGAGACCATGGTCGCCACCGCCGAGGTTGCGCCCTACTTCGATCTGTCTTTCCAGCACGCGAGTGCATCAGTGCTGCGTCGGATGCGCCGCTTCGGTGGCACCGATGCCTTCATGGGGCTGGTCAATCGCATTCGCGAGCTCGACCCGCAGGCCGGCATCCGCAGCAATGTCATCGTCGGCTTTCCTGGTGAGACTCAGGACGATGTCGATGAACTCGCGAGCTTCCTTGAAACAGCGCGACTTGATGCGATCGGTGTCTTTGGCTACAGCGACGAAGATGGCACAGAGGCCATCACCTTCACTGACAAGATCGCGGCAGAAGTCATTCGCGAGCGCGTTGAGCGCATCTCGGCATTGGCTGACGAAGTGATGGCACAGCGCGCTGAAGACCGCATCGGTGAATCCGTTGTCGTGATCGTTGAGCGCATCGACGAAGATGAAGACGGCGGCTTGCTCGCTGTTGGTCACGCTGGACATCAAGGCCCAGATGATGCAGAGACGTTCATTGCGGTGGACGAGGTCGAAGTCGCCATCGGCGATGTCGTGACCGCAATTGTTATCGATGTAGATGGAGTTGACCTGATAGCCGAGCGCGCATGA
- the pgsA gene encoding CDP-diacylglycerol--glycerol-3-phosphate 3-phosphatidyltransferase: MSTVSSDAVAVPSSGGPILNLPNFLTGLRIVAVPVLIWLLASEGDSARIWATAVFLVAALTDLIDGAVARRRNQVTSFGKLADPIADKALIGTALIGLSLLGELSWWFTIIILVREIGVTILRMWVLSDGVIPASRGGKLKTLAQVLAISMYLLAPADVSWWNGAEAAVMGIAVALTVATGIDYVLEALRLRRAAEQRKASTSETTTSSAHSNES, from the coding sequence ATGAGCACGGTATCTTCCGATGCAGTTGCGGTGCCCTCGTCTGGCGGACCGATCCTGAACCTGCCGAACTTCTTGACTGGGCTTCGCATCGTGGCAGTGCCCGTGTTGATCTGGCTGCTCGCAAGTGAGGGCGACTCGGCACGCATCTGGGCAACGGCTGTGTTCCTGGTTGCAGCACTCACAGATCTCATCGATGGCGCTGTTGCTCGCAGACGAAATCAGGTCACCAGCTTCGGCAAACTCGCAGATCCGATTGCCGACAAGGCCTTGATTGGCACCGCACTCATTGGTCTGAGCCTGCTTGGCGAGCTGTCGTGGTGGTTCACCATCATCATCTTGGTACGCGAAATCGGCGTGACCATCTTGCGCATGTGGGTGCTCAGTGATGGCGTGATCCCCGCGAGTCGAGGCGGCAAGCTCAAGACTCTTGCGCAGGTCCTCGCTATCAGCATGTACTTACTGGCTCCTGCTGACGTCTCCTGGTGGAACGGGGCCGAAGCCGCGGTCATGGGCATCGCTGTGGCGTTGACCGTGGCCACTGGCATTGACTACGTGCTGGAAGCCCTGCGTCTGCGAAGGGCCGCGGAGCAACGCAAGGCATCGACTTCCGAAACCACCACATCGTCTGCTCACTCGAACGAGAGCTGA
- a CDS encoding DUF4393 domain-containing protein, with translation MASSEIASGADSPADVEELQRRIFAREKAIRKLFRPLEAWLGDLKNYFTREFPEELSPRLAEVPEEALICPPVVIAVPLMRALSYSVGEPALKGIYLSLMATATDGRDLQGVHPAFIDAVSKLSAKEARLLPMVLGQLQMPIAQVAWVSEDGQSTVLGRHLLDVNDRATGQPSADVDFGLWVDNWLQLGLVEVDYSVEWLGESSYQWVERRPEFLAWKAQFESSVNFEKGVLRVTDFGKRFARAIGPRDLLVAIE, from the coding sequence GTGGCTAGCAGCGAGATCGCATCCGGGGCTGACTCGCCTGCCGACGTGGAGGAGTTGCAGCGTCGGATCTTTGCCAGAGAGAAGGCGATCCGAAAGTTGTTTCGCCCGCTGGAGGCTTGGCTGGGAGACTTGAAGAACTATTTCACTCGTGAGTTTCCAGAAGAACTCTCGCCACGGCTTGCAGAGGTGCCGGAGGAGGCCCTGATCTGTCCGCCAGTGGTCATCGCGGTGCCATTGATGCGTGCCCTTTCGTACTCTGTTGGAGAACCCGCACTGAAAGGCATCTATCTGAGCCTGATGGCGACCGCCACAGACGGGCGTGATCTCCAGGGAGTGCATCCGGCATTCATCGATGCCGTGTCAAAGCTTTCCGCGAAGGAAGCGCGACTCCTGCCGATGGTGCTTGGCCAACTGCAGATGCCGATCGCTCAGGTGGCCTGGGTTTCCGAAGATGGTCAATCAACGGTGCTCGGACGTCATTTGCTTGACGTCAATGATCGGGCAACGGGCCAACCAAGTGCCGACGTTGATTTCGGGCTCTGGGTCGACAACTGGCTGCAACTCGGATTGGTTGAGGTTGACTACTCAGTGGAGTGGCTCGGTGAGTCCAGCTATCAGTGGGTTGAACGCCGCCCAGAGTTCTTGGCTTGGAAGGCCCAGTTCGAGTCGAGCGTCAATTTTGAAAAGGGAGTCCTGCGCGTTACCGATTTCGGGAAGCGATTTGCACGAGCAATCGGACCGCGCGACTTGCTCGTGGCAATCGAGTAG
- a CDS encoding RDD family protein, translating into MSAQEPARIPTASVRVPEAAKDFQGQRAGIVSRVIANIVDAIVIVITTFTLYMCVAAGKFMIDPRSFSFPAVKMGWFVIVCGALLFIYFAVSWATSGRTIGDRLMGLRVVNHRGLIVRWSGALVRAAFCVLFPFGLFWAVISRQNRSVQDVVLRTSVIYDWAPNRANLGHERRN; encoded by the coding sequence ATGAGTGCTCAAGAGCCCGCTCGCATTCCCACGGCGAGCGTGCGTGTGCCTGAGGCAGCCAAGGACTTCCAAGGACAGCGCGCCGGGATCGTCAGCCGCGTCATTGCCAACATCGTCGATGCCATCGTGATTGTGATCACCACTTTTACGCTCTATATGTGCGTAGCCGCAGGAAAGTTCATGATCGATCCCCGCAGTTTCAGTTTTCCCGCTGTCAAAATGGGCTGGTTCGTCATTGTGTGCGGAGCATTGCTCTTTATCTACTTCGCTGTCTCCTGGGCAACCTCAGGTCGCACAATCGGCGATCGACTGATGGGGCTGCGGGTGGTCAATCACCGCGGACTCATCGTGCGATGGTCTGGAGCCCTTGTGCGCGCGGCATTCTGCGTCTTGTTTCCCTTCGGCTTGTTCTGGGCTGTCATCAGCCGTCAGAACCGATCGGTGCAGGACGTCGTGTTGCGCACTTCAGTGATCTACGACTGGGCACCCAACCGTGCAAATTTGGGGCACGAGAGGCGCAACTAG
- a CDS encoding CinA family protein has product MQSDLIARCKALGLTIATAESLTAGLVSSALAEVPGASAVLRGGVVTYATDAKHSVLGLDSAILEHVVSEPVAQQMAQSVCWLLNADLGLATTGVAGPESLDDQPAGTVWIAVHDARRNEGITRLLALEGSRADIRQNSALAVIALALEYLAQIPGSGGE; this is encoded by the coding sequence ATGCAGTCCGATCTCATCGCAAGGTGCAAGGCCCTTGGCCTGACGATTGCCACCGCCGAATCCTTGACTGCGGGCTTGGTGAGTTCGGCCCTGGCTGAAGTGCCCGGGGCATCTGCCGTACTTCGAGGCGGAGTGGTCACCTATGCGACCGATGCCAAGCATTCAGTGCTGGGCTTGGACTCAGCCATCCTTGAGCATGTGGTCAGCGAGCCCGTTGCCCAGCAGATGGCCCAATCGGTCTGCTGGCTGCTGAACGCCGATCTCGGTCTTGCCACCACTGGAGTGGCTGGGCCCGAATCCCTCGACGACCAGCCAGCTGGCACCGTCTGGATCGCAGTCCACGATGCGCGCCGCAATGAGGGGATCACCCGCCTGCTTGCCCTGGAGGGAAGCCGTGCTGATATCCGCCAAAACTCGGCGTTGGCCGTGATCGCACTGGCGTTGGAATATTTGGCACAAATCCCTGGGTCGGGCGGGGAATAG
- a CDS encoding helix-turn-helix transcriptional regulator, translated as MSVGTTLSEARIATGMSLEDLANASKLRASILSAMESGDFSHCGGLVYARGQLRALAPILKLDPDVLVDDFTDEVAQGLHGHG; from the coding sequence ATGTCTGTCGGCACCACGCTGTCTGAGGCCCGCATTGCGACTGGAATGTCCCTGGAAGACCTCGCCAATGCCAGCAAGCTGCGCGCCTCGATCCTTTCTGCAATGGAGAGCGGCGACTTCAGCCATTGCGGTGGATTGGTCTATGCACGGGGTCAATTGCGCGCCCTTGCGCCAATCTTGAAGCTGGATCCTGATGTATTGGTCGATGATTTCACCGACGAAGTGGCCCAGGGCCTGCACGGCCATGGCTGA
- a CDS encoding MFS transporter, producing MLKAQAHTVRTLSGAAVFGGIAVAGAIPAGALLAASIADSDAAAGFAQTSGVLGAALLALPLARIALTRGRRAALSLGYGIGTVGAVIVVIAAVQRNLVLVYLGCLLVGVASAAGLQARYAATDLAAEQHRARALSLVVWASTIGAVLGPNLLNASGNLGLAMGLPQLAGPYVVSAGCLAMAALVLWLLLRPDPYRMAMAIQKKATGVVNRPSLREGLAHLRERPRAVLGIAAISVGHICMVMVMVMTPVHMAHVDVTLQLIGLVISVHVAGMYAFSPVVGWAVDSYGRVQIVVAGIVILLLACLISGFAPGDNVIMLGLGLFLLGMGWSCTLIAGSTMVTDEVDAEKRPAVQGLSDLAMNASGALGGAIAGLVVLWSTYALLCAVAALPVLILAVLVVQPRFRNSQSA from the coding sequence GTGTTAAAGGCACAAGCACACACTGTCCGCACATTGTCGGGGGCTGCCGTATTCGGCGGCATAGCCGTGGCCGGTGCCATTCCCGCGGGAGCGCTGCTTGCAGCGTCAATTGCGGATTCTGATGCTGCGGCTGGCTTTGCTCAAACGTCGGGGGTGCTTGGCGCAGCCCTCCTGGCGCTGCCCCTTGCCCGCATCGCACTTACACGAGGTCGACGTGCTGCGCTTTCACTGGGCTATGGCATAGGCACAGTCGGTGCAGTGATCGTGGTAATTGCGGCTGTTCAACGCAATCTTGTGCTGGTCTATTTGGGCTGTCTACTCGTCGGTGTTGCCTCTGCTGCAGGACTCCAGGCACGATATGCGGCCACAGATCTGGCTGCTGAACAGCATCGAGCAAGGGCTCTGTCCCTGGTTGTGTGGGCAAGCACGATTGGCGCTGTCCTTGGGCCGAATCTCCTGAATGCTTCAGGCAACCTTGGCTTGGCAATGGGTTTGCCGCAATTGGCTGGTCCCTATGTTGTCTCTGCGGGATGTTTGGCTATGGCTGCTCTCGTTCTGTGGTTGCTCCTGCGTCCGGATCCCTATCGCATGGCCATGGCTATTCAGAAGAAGGCGACTGGTGTTGTCAATCGGCCGAGTCTGCGTGAAGGGCTCGCACATCTTCGTGAGCGGCCCCGAGCAGTGCTGGGCATTGCGGCCATTTCTGTCGGCCATATCTGCATGGTGATGGTAATGGTGATGACGCCTGTCCACATGGCTCACGTTGATGTCACTCTTCAGCTCATCGGCTTGGTGATCAGCGTCCATGTTGCGGGTATGTACGCCTTTTCTCCTGTGGTCGGTTGGGCAGTTGACTCCTACGGCAGGGTTCAAATTGTCGTGGCAGGGATTGTCATCCTGCTTCTCGCCTGTCTCATTTCAGGCTTTGCCCCAGGCGACAACGTCATCATGTTGGGGCTTGGGCTCTTCTTGCTTGGCATGGGTTGGTCCTGCACGTTGATTGCCGGATCGACGATGGTGACCGACGAAGTCGACGCCGAAAAGCGTCCTGCTGTTCAAGGCCTTTCGGACCTAGCCATGAATGCGTCAGGAGCACTGGGAGGAGCCATAGCCGGTTTGGTGGTGCTCTGGAGCACGTACGCGCTGCTGTGTGCCGTCGCGGCACTGCCTGTCCTTATTCTCGCAGTCCTCGTTGTCCAACCGAGATTCCGGAATAGCCAGAGCGCGTGA